One stretch of Pedobacter riviphilus DNA includes these proteins:
- a CDS encoding alpha-hydroxy acid oxidase — MSKKITFPYHPQYPSVADLRRKAKNRIPKFAFDYLEGGCNEGLNLARNETDFDDIYLKPNYLRVGGDIDMSVELFGRKYSAPFGVSPIGLQGLMWPNAPEILARAAAKHDIPYTLSTVSTSSIERIAEVSEGKAWFQLYHPTENKLRDDILSRLKAVECPVLVVLVDVPAFGLRYKEIKSGLSIPPKMSVNNILQAFARPLWGIKTLQHGIPSFATLKPYMEKGMDMSQLGQFMNRTFTGKVDIEKVSAIREIWKGPLVLKGIATDEDMQAAIKIGVDGVIVSNHGGRQIDAGESSINSLIKLAGNEAYKSKLKIMLDGGIRSGVDLARAHAVGSEFNFMGRPFMYGVGALGNEGGDHTINMFKAHLYQIMQQLTIEKISQFPERLL, encoded by the coding sequence ATGAGCAAAAAAATTACGTTTCCTTATCACCCTCAATATCCTTCAGTAGCTGACCTTAGACGTAAAGCAAAAAACAGGATACCGAAATTTGCATTCGATTATTTAGAAGGTGGCTGTAACGAAGGGCTTAACCTTGCCCGTAACGAAACAGATTTCGATGATATATACTTAAAACCAAATTATTTACGTGTAGGTGGAGATATTGATATGTCGGTTGAGCTTTTTGGCCGTAAATACAGTGCGCCTTTTGGCGTATCCCCTATTGGTTTACAGGGTTTAATGTGGCCCAATGCACCTGAGATTCTGGCCAGGGCTGCAGCCAAACACGATATTCCCTATACGCTGAGTACGGTATCTACCAGCAGTATCGAGCGCATTGCAGAAGTTTCTGAAGGAAAAGCCTGGTTTCAGCTTTATCACCCTACTGAAAATAAACTGAGGGATGATATTTTATCGCGATTAAAAGCGGTTGAGTGCCCGGTTTTGGTTGTGCTGGTAGATGTTCCTGCCTTCGGGTTAAGATATAAAGAAATTAAAAGTGGCCTTTCTATACCACCCAAAATGTCGGTAAACAATATTTTACAGGCGTTTGCAAGGCCATTATGGGGCATTAAAACACTTCAGCATGGCATCCCTTCTTTTGCTACGTTAAAGCCATATATGGAAAAAGGAATGGATATGTCGCAGCTGGGGCAGTTTATGAATAGAACGTTTACAGGGAAAGTTGACATAGAAAAGGTTTCAGCCATCCGCGAAATCTGGAAAGGACCATTGGTATTAAAGGGCATTGCTACAGATGAAGATATGCAGGCAGCTATAAAGATCGGTGTTGATGGGGTTATTGTTTCGAATCATGGCGGACGACAAATCGATGCGGGTGAATCATCGATCAACTCTTTAATTAAACTTGCCGGAAATGAAGCCTATAAATCTAAACTTAAAATCATGTTAGATGGAGGGATCCGTTCGGGCGTTGATTTAGCCAGGGCACATGCGGTAGGCTCTGAATTCAACTTTATGGGCCGCCCGTTTATGTATGGCGTTGGTGCATTGGGTAATGAAGGCGGAGATCATACCATTAATATGTTTAAAGCGCATTTATATCAGATTATGCAACAGCTCACCATCGAAAAAATTTCGCAATTCCCTGAAAGGTTATTGTAA
- a CDS encoding amidohydrolase family protein, translated as MIDTHVHFWNFDPVRDNWINDDMQIIRKDFSPENLVEPYNNLHITGCIAVQASQSEEENHFLLKLAAQSEIIKGIVGWVDLLNPNLDERLSFWQNHKTIKGWRHVLQAENRDFILNPAFITGIKRLKKYNYTYDLLCYHNQLEAIIQMVDQIPDQPFVLDHCGKPDVKSQDLKVWAENIKTLAANPNVLCKVSGLLAEADWKNWTEKELFNCFDVIFEQFGPERVMYGSDWPVMLISRPYQDWFNLVNKYTERFTVAERKMIFSDNANRFYSL; from the coding sequence ATGATTGATACCCATGTACATTTTTGGAATTTTGACCCGGTTAGAGATAACTGGATTAACGACGATATGCAAATCATCCGAAAAGATTTTTCTCCTGAAAACCTGGTGGAGCCTTACAACAACCTGCATATTACCGGATGTATTGCTGTGCAGGCCAGTCAGTCTGAAGAGGAAAACCATTTTCTCTTGAAATTGGCAGCGCAGAGCGAAATTATAAAAGGTATTGTGGGTTGGGTTGATTTGCTTAACCCCAATCTGGATGAACGTTTAAGCTTTTGGCAAAATCATAAAACCATTAAAGGCTGGCGACATGTCCTGCAGGCCGAGAACCGCGATTTTATCCTTAATCCGGCTTTTATTACAGGTATTAAGCGGTTAAAAAAGTACAATTATACTTACGATTTGTTGTGTTACCACAATCAGTTGGAAGCCATTATACAAATGGTTGATCAAATTCCCGATCAGCCATTTGTATTGGATCATTGCGGCAAGCCGGATGTAAAAAGTCAGGATTTGAAAGTGTGGGCAGAAAATATTAAAACTTTGGCTGCCAACCCAAATGTATTGTGTAAAGTATCGGGCCTGTTAGCCGAGGCTGACTGGAAAAACTGGACCGAAAAAGAGTTGTTTAACTGCTTCGATGTCATATTTGAACAGTTTGGCCCTGAACGGGTAATGTATGGTAGCGATTGGCCGGTGATGTTAATCAGCAGGCCTTACCAGGATTGGTTTAATTTGGTAAATAAGTATACAGAACGGTTTACGGTTGCAGAAAGAAAAATGATCTTTTCTGATAATGCGAATAGATTTTACAGCCTTTAA
- a CDS encoding L-rhamnose mutarotase gives MKRYCLALDLVDDAKLIEEYKQYHQSVWPEIKESISSSGIENLDIYHTGNRLFMIMEVNESFSFEAKSAADLANPKVQEWETLMWKFQQALPGAKPGEKWILMDQIFKL, from the coding sequence ATGAAAAGATATTGCCTGGCACTCGATCTGGTTGATGATGCAAAGCTTATTGAAGAATATAAGCAATACCATCAATCAGTTTGGCCTGAAATTAAAGAAAGCATCAGCTCATCTGGCATCGAAAATCTGGATATATACCACACTGGTAACAGGCTGTTTATGATTATGGAAGTGAATGAAAGCTTTTCTTTTGAAGCGAAAAGCGCTGCTGATTTAGCCAATCCTAAAGTGCAGGAATGGGAAACCCTCATGTGGAAATTCCAACAGGCTTTGCCTGGAGCCAAACCGGGCGAAAAATGGATCTTAATGGACCAGATATTTAAACTTTAG
- a CDS encoding fumarylacetoacetate hydrolase family protein translates to MKLIRFGEAGAEKPGVIIGDNYFDVSALVSDYNEAFFSGDGLEKLKKDIESADLPQVDKGVRLGPALARPSKIICVGLNYKDHAAETNAPIPSEPILFFKATSAIVGPNDDLIIPKNSKKTDWEVELGIVVGKKASYVSEENALDHIAGYVLHNDYSEREFQIERNGQWVKGKSCDTFAPIGPFIATQDEIADVHNLRLWLTVNGKTLQDGNTSNLIFNVPFMISYISQFMTLLPGDVITTGTPAGVGLGQKPEPWYLKPGDVVELGIDGLGTSKQTVKAYSEN, encoded by the coding sequence ATGAAATTAATAAGATTTGGCGAAGCAGGAGCAGAAAAACCTGGTGTAATTATCGGCGATAATTATTTTGATGTATCTGCATTGGTTAGCGATTATAACGAAGCATTTTTTAGTGGCGATGGCTTAGAAAAACTTAAAAAAGACATCGAATCTGCTGATTTGCCTCAGGTTGATAAAGGTGTACGCCTTGGTCCGGCTTTGGCACGCCCTTCTAAAATTATCTGTGTAGGCCTAAATTACAAAGACCATGCTGCAGAAACCAATGCGCCAATCCCCTCAGAGCCGATTTTATTCTTTAAAGCTACTTCTGCCATAGTTGGCCCAAATGATGACTTAATTATTCCTAAAAACAGTAAAAAAACCGACTGGGAGGTAGAATTGGGCATTGTTGTGGGTAAAAAAGCGAGTTATGTTTCCGAAGAAAATGCTTTGGATCATATTGCAGGTTATGTATTGCACAACGATTATAGCGAACGTGAGTTTCAGATTGAAAGAAACGGCCAATGGGTAAAAGGAAAAAGCTGCGATACTTTTGCGCCGATCGGGCCATTTATTGCTACACAGGATGAAATTGCCGACGTGCATAACTTACGCCTTTGGTTAACTGTTAACGGTAAAACATTGCAGGATGGTAACACTTCAAACCTGATTTTTAATGTCCCATTTATGATTTCATACATCAGTCAGTTTATGACCCTTTTACCGGGCGATGTAATTACAACGGGTACGCCTGCGGGTGTTGGTTTAGGCCAAAAACCTGAGCCCTGGTATTTAAAACCTGGCGATGTAGTGGAATTGGGTATTGATGGTTTAGGTACCAGCAAGCAAACTGTTAAAGCTTACAGCGAAAATTAA
- a CDS encoding SDR family NAD(P)-dependent oxidoreductase, producing the protein MFSLKNKKAVVTGGGSGIGRAIATILAKQGAEVHIIELGTEQAQDTLGEIKTNGGEAYSYACDVSDHQAVKAVFEQIGSINILVNNAGIAHIGKADTTEESDFDRIMRVNVKGVYNCLYAAIPQIRLAGGGVIINMASIAALVGLPDRFAYSTAKGAVKAMTMSVAKDYIGENIRCNSISPARVHTPFVDGFLQKNYPDNISEMFEKLSKTQPIGRMAKPEEIGALALYLCSDEAAFITGCDYPIDGGFTTLNN; encoded by the coding sequence ATGTTTTCACTAAAAAACAAAAAAGCCGTAGTTACAGGCGGGGGAAGCGGCATAGGAAGAGCTATTGCAACTATTTTAGCCAAACAGGGTGCTGAGGTTCATATCATCGAATTGGGAACCGAACAGGCCCAGGATACCTTAGGTGAAATTAAAACAAATGGCGGTGAAGCTTACAGTTATGCCTGCGATGTTTCAGATCACCAGGCGGTTAAAGCCGTTTTTGAGCAAATTGGAAGCATCAATATTTTAGTAAATAATGCGGGTATTGCACACATTGGCAAGGCCGATACAACCGAAGAAAGCGATTTCGACCGGATAATGCGTGTAAATGTTAAAGGTGTTTACAACTGCTTGTATGCCGCTATTCCGCAAATCCGTTTAGCGGGTGGTGGTGTAATCATCAATATGGCTTCTATTGCCGCATTAGTTGGCTTACCAGATCGTTTTGCCTACAGCACAGCAAAAGGCGCTGTAAAAGCCATGACCATGAGCGTGGCCAAAGATTACATCGGTGAAAATATCAGGTGTAATTCTATTTCACCGGCAAGGGTGCATACACCATTTGTAGATGGCTTTTTACAGAAAAACTACCCGGATAACATTTCTGAAATGTTTGAGAAGTTATCTAAAACACAACCTATCGGCCGTATGGCTAAACCTGAGGAAATTGGTGCGTTAGCCTTATATTTATGTAGCGACGAAGCCGCATTTATTACCGGTTGCGACTACCCAATTGACGGCGGATTTACAACATTAAACAATTAA